A single genomic interval of Aureliella helgolandensis harbors:
- a CDS encoding lactate racemase domain-containing protein, with translation MTRLECSKGGWGKPVRCQKSSVSPTMLGLARLPLGLRYAPNYQKGQFQSNIGLLRVNSSISVGKMTQRSHSIPASFSLEFGAEKWHSTASNSMGEFPSPVIEPCGDLVAAVAQALSQPIDFPPLADAVMPDDQVVFAVDPSLPSLVEVVCEVLKWFVEHGTEPHNMHVVVADNQTRVAEDLTARLHEQISAKVSVESHDPDNPEGIAYVAANEESDPIYLNRRIVDADVVVPITCARPASALDYMGVFSVFPLFSDRKTRGNFYSLPKLGNAEEHQQLKHWADQAAWWLGLLFGIQVVPAGGNQVAEILAGQTEPLEQACQTRMNKLWQADAQPADLVVALLDGAPSQHGWYNVARALYNANQCVAPGGSIVVCSNLVEAVGSGLRRLRETHDTPEDIAKRLAKDAHDDALAASVVLEALADHHVYLVSQLRKETVESLGIGVIENEQQLVHLMSQHATCAVLRAAQHLSILPN, from the coding sequence GTGACTCGTCTTGAATGCTCGAAAGGGGGCTGGGGAAAGCCAGTCCGCTGCCAGAAATCGAGTGTCTCGCCTACAATGCTGGGATTGGCGAGGCTCCCTCTGGGGTTACGGTATGCACCTAACTACCAGAAAGGTCAGTTTCAGAGCAATATTGGCTTGCTTCGAGTCAATAGCAGCATATCGGTAGGCAAGATGACTCAGCGTTCCCACTCCATTCCCGCATCCTTTTCCCTAGAGTTTGGTGCTGAGAAATGGCACTCGACCGCCTCCAACAGCATGGGAGAATTCCCCTCCCCGGTCATTGAGCCCTGCGGTGATTTGGTCGCTGCAGTTGCCCAAGCCTTAAGCCAGCCGATTGATTTCCCGCCCTTGGCCGACGCCGTCATGCCCGACGACCAAGTCGTTTTCGCGGTCGACCCCTCCTTGCCCTCGCTAGTCGAAGTGGTATGCGAAGTCTTGAAGTGGTTTGTTGAGCATGGGACCGAACCACACAATATGCATGTGGTGGTGGCTGACAATCAGACGCGCGTGGCGGAAGATCTGACCGCGCGGCTGCACGAGCAGATCTCAGCCAAGGTCTCGGTGGAAAGCCATGATCCAGACAATCCAGAGGGGATCGCCTACGTGGCCGCCAATGAAGAGTCGGATCCCATCTATCTAAACCGTCGAATTGTTGACGCCGATGTAGTCGTCCCCATTACCTGCGCCCGCCCCGCATCCGCCCTCGACTACATGGGGGTGTTTAGCGTTTTCCCCCTTTTCTCCGATCGCAAGACTCGTGGCAACTTCTACAGTTTGCCCAAACTCGGGAACGCTGAAGAACATCAACAGCTGAAGCATTGGGCCGATCAAGCTGCCTGGTGGCTTGGCTTGCTATTCGGCATCCAAGTCGTGCCTGCGGGAGGCAACCAAGTGGCAGAGATTCTAGCTGGGCAAACAGAACCGCTAGAACAAGCTTGCCAAACGCGCATGAACAAGCTCTGGCAAGCCGACGCCCAACCGGCCGACTTGGTCGTCGCCTTACTCGATGGCGCGCCATCGCAACATGGTTGGTACAACGTCGCGCGGGCACTCTACAACGCGAACCAATGCGTTGCTCCAGGCGGTTCCATTGTCGTCTGCTCCAATCTCGTAGAAGCGGTAGGCAGCGGCTTACGACGACTCAGAGAAACTCATGATACCCCCGAAGATATCGCGAAACGCCTAGCTAAAGACGCTCACGATGACGCCCTGGCCGCGTCTGTCGTACTCGAAGCGTTGGCGGACCACCACGTGTATCTCGTCTCGCAACTCCGCAAGGAAACCGTAGAAAGTTTAGGCATCGGTGTCATTGAGAACGAACAACAACTTGTCCACCTCATGAGCCAGCACGCCACCTGCGCCGTCTTGCGAGCGGCACAACACCTGAGCATTTTGCCGAACTGA
- a CDS encoding type II secretion system protein translates to MTKPFSCSIRTGFSLVETSAAAVIMIIVGAATVATLSPLSGNALEKAESENLAKLNCMVQAYNIETGLWPDEQLHALYEADYTAEPENATPYGGYYRWDADAKRVYNPNLPDGALRLETPFEVE, encoded by the coding sequence ATGACCAAGCCGTTTTCTTGCTCCATTCGAACTGGTTTCTCTTTGGTAGAAACAAGTGCCGCCGCGGTCATTATGATTATTGTCGGTGCGGCGACGGTAGCGACGCTGAGCCCTCTGAGTGGCAATGCGTTAGAGAAGGCAGAATCTGAAAATCTTGCGAAACTCAATTGCATGGTGCAGGCGTACAACATTGAGACGGGCTTGTGGCCCGATGAGCAGCTCCATGCTCTGTACGAGGCCGATTACACTGCTGAACCTGAGAACGCGACTCCGTATGGAGGATACTACCGCTGGGATGCAGATGCAAAGAGGGTTTACAATCCCAATCTTCCAGACGGAGCGTTGCGTCTAGAGACGCCATTCGAAGTGGAATGA